ACGCCCTGACCAAGGGCCAGTACTCGCCCACCAGCGAGCGGGGGTTCAAGACCACCACCTCGCCCACCGGGGCGCCGGAAGACCCGATCCTGCCCACCCGGGTGGCCTTTGCCGCCGGCGCCAGCTTCATCGCCCGGGGCTTTGCCGGCCAGCCCAACCAGCTGGCGGACATCATCGCCGCCGCCATCCGGCACCGCGGCTACGCCCTGATCGACGTGCTCCAGCCCTGCGTGACCTTCAACAAGCTGAACACCTACGACTGGTACGCCGAGCGGGCCTATTCCGTGGAGGAGGAGGGGCACGACCCCACGGACCCGGAAGCCGCCTGGGCCAAGTGCAACGAGTGGGGCGACCGCATCCCCATCGGCATCCTCTGGCGCAACGACCAGGCGGTGCCCTATGAAGAGCGGGTGCCCGGCCTGGCCGGCCGGCAGCCCATCGTGGAGCGGCCCCTGGACGACCTGGGCGCCGAAGGGCTGGAGCGGCTCAAGCAAGCGTTCTTGTAGTTCGCCTCAGGGCCGCCCCGCGGCGGGCGGTCGTGGCCGTCCTGCCGGGGTCCGCTGCCCTGCACCGAGAAAGGAGGTTGCCGGCCGTGCCCGCCGACGCCGAAGCCATCTACCGCGACGTGCAGCAGCGGGGCCGCCTGGGTTCCGTGGAGGAAGCGGTCACGGTCACCCGGATGACCCTGCAGAGCCTGGCGGAAGTGCTGGGCCAGGAAGGGGCCCGGGCCCTGGCGGCCGCCCTGCCGCCGGAGCTGGCCGCCGAGCTGGGCCGAGCTCCCCAGAGGCCGGACCCCCTGATCGACCGGGAGGTCTTCGTCGGCCGGCTCGTCAACCGGATGGACACGGAATACGGCTACGACCAGACGGTGGGGGGCCTGGACCTGGTGGCCGCCTACATGGACGACGACGCCGCCACCCGCATGCAGGCCGTGTTCGGTGCCCTCAAGCAGCATCTCGATCCCGGGACCGCCCGGCAGGTAGCGGCGGCCCTGCCGCCGGAGATCCGCGACTGGTGGGAAGCCGGCTAGGAAGCCGGCCAGGCGCCCGGCCGCGGCAGGCCGGGGACCGCTGGGGCCCCCGGGCGGACCCCGGCAGAACCGGTCCGGG
This is a stretch of genomic DNA from Thermaerobacter sp. PB12/4term. It encodes these proteins:
- a CDS encoding DUF2267 domain-containing protein, which encodes MPADAEAIYRDVQQRGRLGSVEEAVTVTRMTLQSLAEVLGQEGARALAAALPPELAAELGRAPQRPDPLIDREVFVGRLVNRMDTEYGYDQTVGGLDLVAAYMDDDAATRMQAVFGALKQHLDPGTARQVAAALPPEIRDWWEAG